In Oncorhynchus tshawytscha isolate Ot180627B unplaced genomic scaffold, Otsh_v2.0 Un_contig_2517_pilon_pilon, whole genome shotgun sequence, a genomic segment contains:
- the LOC121844715 gene encoding histone H1, giving the protein MAEVAPAPAAAAPAKAPKKKAAAKPKKAGPSVGELIVKAVSASKERSGVSLAALKKSLAAGGYDVEKNNSRVKIAVKSLVTKGTLVQTKGTGASGSFKLNKKAVEAKKPAKKAAAPKAKKVAAKKPAAAKKPKKVAAKKAVAAKKSPKKAKKPATPKKAAKSPKKVKKPAAAAKKAAKSPKKATKAAKPKAAKPKAAKAKKAAPKKK; this is encoded by the coding sequence ATGGCAGAAGTCGCACCAGCACCCGCCGCCGCCGCGCCGGCCAAGGCACCCAAGAAGAAGGCAGCAGCCAAGCCCAAGAAAGCGGGACCCAGCGTAGGCGAGCTCATCGTCAAGGCGGTGTCCGCCTCCAAGGAGAGGAGCGGCGTGTCCCTGGCCGCGCTCAAGAAGTCTCTGGCGGCAGGCGGCTACGACGTGGAGAAGAACAACTCCCGTGTCAAGATCGCCGTCAAGAGCCTCGTCACCAAGGGCACCCTGGTCCAGACCAAGGGCACCGGTGCCTCCGGCTCCTTCAAGCTCAACAAGAAGGCCGTCGAGGCAAAGAAGCCCGCCAAGAAAGCCGCAGCCCCCAAAGCTAAGAAGGTGGCCGCCAAGAAGCCCGCCGCCGCCAAGAAGCCCAAGAAGGTAGCAGCCAAGAAGGCCGTGGCCGCAAAGAAGTCCCCCAAGAAGGCCAAGAAGCCCGCTACACCCAAAAAGGCCGCCAAGAGCCCAAAGAAGGTGAAGAAGCCCGCCGCAGCGGCCAAGAAAGCGGCCAAGAGCCCCAAGAAGGCTACCAAGGCAGCGAAGCCCAAAGCCGCCAAACCCAAGGCAGCCAAGGCCAAGAAGGCAGCCCCCAAGAAGAAGTAA